One genomic window of Ottowia oryzae includes the following:
- a CDS encoding transglycosylase SLT domain-containing protein: MKWSYLLALTASVWLAGCAAPGTSGDASSPFGTTKPGARQPASGDMSPVSVTELHSNGVAPLDAPADLWVRIRRGYAMPDLDTDLVRQQEAWYNSRPDYIQRMTERSRMYIFHIVEELELRGMPTELALLPYIESAFNPQAVSSAKAAGMWQFMPATGSSFDLRQNMLRDDRRDVIASTRAALDYLQKLHDRFGDWHLALAAYNWGQGNVNRAIERNKAAGLGTGYLDLNMPAETRNYVPKLQAVKNIIARPESYGAILPLIENHPFFDTVDITKDIDVDVAARLAEVRVEDFRALNPSFRKPVIFAAGTPQVLLPWNNAVIFNRNLAQADAQSLASWTAWVAPSNMPSREVASRFGMDEESFREMNSIPRGMLIKTGSTVLVKRSSGAAPAVASHVVNNAQLSYTPEIVLRRTSVRARKGDTIASVAGRYDLPASTVAGWNKRPANASLKRGQAVVLYLPVRAAAAAAASEAGNSPRSKSRVERASQPSGREAAASGRNARHNKAEATSARSGSGRSTANAKSAAAGKSGGKAAAKSAAKPTAQSTKGAAKSAPAAKAAAQSSGKSTAKAKGKH; encoded by the coding sequence ATGAAATGGTCCTATCTGCTGGCGTTGACCGCCAGCGTCTGGCTGGCCGGCTGCGCCGCACCCGGCACTTCCGGCGATGCTTCCTCCCCCTTTGGCACGACCAAACCCGGCGCGCGGCAGCCGGCTTCGGGCGACATGTCGCCCGTGAGCGTGACCGAACTTCATTCCAACGGCGTGGCCCCTCTGGACGCACCGGCCGATCTGTGGGTGCGCATTCGGCGGGGCTACGCCATGCCGGACCTGGACACCGATCTCGTGCGCCAGCAAGAGGCCTGGTACAACAGCCGGCCCGACTACATCCAGCGCATGACCGAGCGTTCGCGCATGTACATCTTCCACATCGTGGAAGAGCTGGAACTGCGCGGCATGCCGACCGAGCTGGCGCTGCTGCCCTACATTGAATCGGCCTTCAACCCGCAGGCCGTCTCCAGTGCCAAGGCTGCTGGCATGTGGCAGTTCATGCCCGCCACGGGCAGCTCGTTCGATCTGCGCCAGAACATGCTGCGCGACGACCGGCGTGACGTGATCGCGTCCACCCGCGCCGCGCTGGATTACCTGCAAAAGCTGCACGACCGCTTTGGCGACTGGCACCTGGCGTTGGCGGCGTACAACTGGGGCCAGGGCAACGTGAATCGCGCCATCGAGCGCAACAAGGCCGCAGGCCTGGGCACGGGTTACCTCGACCTGAACATGCCCGCCGAGACGCGCAACTACGTGCCCAAGCTGCAGGCGGTCAAGAACATCATCGCGCGCCCCGAAAGCTACGGCGCCATCCTGCCGCTGATTGAAAACCACCCGTTCTTCGACACGGTGGACATCACCAAAGACATCGACGTGGATGTGGCGGCCCGCCTGGCCGAGGTGCGCGTCGAAGACTTCCGCGCGCTGAACCCGTCGTTTCGCAAGCCGGTGATCTTCGCGGCCGGCACGCCCCAGGTGCTGCTGCCGTGGAACAACGCGGTGATCTTCAACCGCAATCTGGCGCAGGCCGATGCGCAGTCGCTGGCGTCATGGACGGCTTGGGTCGCGCCTTCCAACATGCCTTCGCGCGAGGTGGCCAGCCGATTCGGCATGGATGAGGAGAGCTTCCGCGAGATGAACAGCATCCCGCGCGGCATGCTGATCAAAACGGGTTCGACGGTGCTGGTCAAGCGCAGCAGCGGTGCGGCGCCGGCCGTTGCGAGCCATGTGGTGAACAACGCGCAGCTGTCGTACACGCCCGAGATCGTGCTGCGCCGCACCTCGGTGCGGGCACGCAAGGGCGACACGATTGCCAGCGTGGCCGGCCGCTACGACCTGCCCGCCTCCACCGTCGCCGGCTGGAACAAGCGCCCCGCCAACGCCAGCCTGAAGCGCGGCCAGGCCGTGGTGCTTTACCTGCCGGTGCGTGCTGCGGCCGCCGCAGCCGCCAGCGAAGCAGGCAACTCGCCGCGCAGCAAATCGCGCGTCGAGCGCGCCTCGCAACCCAGCGGGCGCGAAGCTGCAGCCAGCGGGCGCAACGCGCGCCATAACAAGGCCGAGGCCACTTCCGCACGTTCGGGCAGCGGCCGTTCGACGGCCAACGCCAAGTCTGCCGCGGCCGGCAAATCGGGTGGTAAAGCCGCCGCCAAATCGGCGGCCAAGCCCACAGCCCAATCCACCAAAGGCGCAGCCAAATCCGCGCCCGCGGCCAAGGCAGCGGCGCAGTCTTCCGGCAAGTCCACCGCCAAGGCCAAGGGCAAGCACTGA
- the recR gene encoding recombination mediator RecR, translated as MSDTHSLDALVQALRRLPGVGVRSAQRMAFHMLQHDRDGAQLLARSLQEAVTHVHHCALCHTFTEGEVCATCLDPRRDATKLAVVETPADQAALERTGAFKGRYFVLMGKLSPLDGVGPHDIGVHKLIDRASDGVVQEVILATNFTAEGEATAHVIGQALKSRGLVVTRLARGVPAGSELEYVDLGTIAHALVDRR; from the coding sequence ATGAGCGACACCCACAGTCTGGATGCCCTGGTGCAGGCGTTGCGGCGCCTGCCGGGCGTGGGCGTGCGCTCGGCCCAGCGCATGGCCTTTCACATGCTGCAGCACGATCGCGACGGCGCGCAACTGCTGGCGCGATCGCTGCAAGAGGCCGTCACCCACGTGCACCACTGCGCGCTGTGCCACACCTTCACCGAAGGCGAAGTCTGCGCCACCTGCCTGGACCCGCGCCGCGACGCGACCAAGCTGGCGGTGGTCGAAACGCCCGCCGATCAGGCGGCGCTGGAGCGTACGGGCGCCTTCAAGGGACGCTATTTCGTGCTGATGGGCAAGCTCAGCCCACTGGACGGCGTGGGCCCGCACGACATCGGCGTGCACAAATTGATCGACCGGGCCAGCGACGGTGTCGTGCAGGAAGTGATCTTGGCCACCAATTTCACCGCAGAGGGCGAAGCCACCGCGCACGTGATCGGCCAGGCGCTCAAGAGCAGGGGCTTGGTGGTGACCCGGCTGGCGCGGGGCGTGCCTGCCGGCAGTGAGCTGGAATACGTCGATCTGGGCACCATCGCGCACGCGCTGGTCGACAGGCGCTGA
- the gloB gene encoding hydroxyacylglutathione hydrolase produces the protein MNLIALPAFQDNYFWMLHNGRQALVVDPGSAAPVLATLQQHDLALASILVTHHHADHTGGVAELHGLTGATVYGPAYERIPEPFHRLNGGDHVQALGISFRVMDVPGHTAGHIAYFAEDVDGAPLLFCGDTLFSGGCGRLFEGTPAQMLASLDALAALPGNTRVCAAHEYTLSNLRFARAVEPGNQALAEYQGQCERLREQGLPTLPSTIATERAINPFLRSREGAVVQSVRAHAPSATDEVSVFAALREWKNNFQ, from the coding sequence ATGAATTTGATTGCACTGCCCGCTTTCCAGGACAACTATTTCTGGATGTTGCACAACGGCCGACAGGCGCTGGTTGTAGACCCCGGCTCGGCGGCGCCCGTGCTGGCCACCTTGCAGCAGCACGACCTGGCGCTGGCAAGCATTCTAGTCACGCACCACCACGCCGACCACACCGGCGGCGTCGCCGAGCTGCATGGGCTGACTGGCGCCACCGTGTACGGCCCTGCGTATGAGCGCATCCCGGAGCCGTTTCATCGCCTGAACGGCGGCGACCATGTGCAGGCGCTGGGCATCAGCTTCCGCGTGATGGACGTGCCCGGCCACACGGCAGGGCACATTGCCTACTTTGCTGAAGATGTTGACGGCGCGCCGCTGCTCTTTTGTGGCGACACGCTGTTCTCGGGTGGCTGCGGGCGCTTGTTTGAAGGCACACCGGCGCAAATGCTGGCTTCACTCGATGCGCTGGCTGCGCTGCCGGGCAACACGCGGGTGTGCGCGGCACACGAATACACTTTGTCCAACCTGCGTTTTGCACGGGCGGTAGAGCCCGGCAACCAAGCGCTGGCTGAGTACCAGGGCCAGTGTGAGCGTCTGCGCGAGCAGGGCCTGCCCACGCTGCCCTCCACGATCGCCACCGAGCGGGCGATCAACCCCTTTCTCCGCAGCCGCGAGGGTGCCGTTGTGCAATCCGTGCGCGCGCATGCGCCTTCCGCAACGGACGAGGTGTCGGTTTTTGCCGCGCTTCGCGAATGGAAAAACAACTTCCAATGA
- the rnhA gene encoding ribonuclease HI, whose amino-acid sequence MFTDGACKGNPGPGGWGVLLRAPGHEKELFGGEAHTTNNRMELTAVIEGLTALKRPCEVDLYLDSQYVRQGITEWIAGWKAKGWRTSTKQPVKNVDLWQRLDALVSGAGHVIRWHWVRGHAGHEGNERADALANRGVASLRGA is encoded by the coding sequence ATGTTCACCGACGGGGCCTGCAAGGGCAACCCGGGCCCCGGCGGCTGGGGCGTGCTGCTGCGCGCGCCCGGCCACGAAAAAGAGCTGTTTGGCGGCGAAGCGCACACCACCAACAACCGCATGGAGCTGACGGCGGTGATCGAAGGCCTGACAGCCCTCAAGCGCCCCTGCGAGGTGGATCTTTACCTGGACAGCCAGTACGTGCGCCAGGGCATCACCGAGTGGATCGCGGGCTGGAAGGCCAAGGGCTGGCGCACGTCCACCAAGCAACCGGTGAAGAACGTGGACCTGTGGCAGCGGCTGGATGCGCTGGTCAGCGGCGCGGGCCACGTGATCCGCTGGCACTGGGTGCGCGGCCACGCGGGGCACGAAGGCAACGAGCGTGCTGACGCGCTGGCCAACCGCGGTGTGGCTTCCCTGCGCGGCGCTTGA
- a CDS encoding YbaB/EbfC family nucleoid-associated protein: MFNKGQLAGLMKQAQAMQDNLKKAQDELALMEVEGESGAGMVKVLMTAKHDVKRVTIDPSLLADDKDMLEDLVAAAFNAAVRKAEELSSEKMGKLMPAGMPGMPPGMKFPF; this comes from the coding sequence ATGTTCAACAAAGGACAACTGGCCGGCCTGATGAAGCAGGCGCAGGCCATGCAAGACAACCTGAAGAAGGCGCAGGATGAGCTGGCGCTGATGGAAGTCGAAGGCGAATCGGGCGCGGGCATGGTCAAGGTGCTGATGACCGCCAAGCACGACGTCAAGCGCGTCACCATTGACCCCAGCCTGCTGGCCGACGACAAGGACATGCTGGAAGACCTGGTGGCCGCCGCCTTTAACGCCGCCGTGCGCAAGGCCGAAGAGCTGTCGTCCGAGAAAATGGGCAAGCTGATGCCCGCGGGCATGCCCGGCATGCCGCCTGGCATGAAGTTTCCGTTTTGA
- a CDS encoding MFS transporter, protein MFKELRHSGALGITLAAAGILMVTMGARQSMGLFLGPLNTSTGLGIVTISFAMAVAQFTWGAVQPLAGAAADRWGPRPVLVAGILILALGTALTPLLASAWGLMFTIGLLSAMGAGAGSFSVLIGAAAQRMPAQSRGAASGVINAGGSFGQFVFAPLAQKLIQLLGWMGAMWSMAAIALLALPLVGKVTGGAQPPSAAAATAPAAQDGEGLGRAVRRALGDRSYLLLHLGFFTCGFHIAFLVTHLPTEVNLCGLPPSVASWSLALIGLANIVGSLVVGKLVGQYRSKMILALMYASRAVLIVWYLLMPRDPWVFYVFAVGLGLTWLATVPPTAGLVAKLFGVRYLGTLFGLTLLSHQIGSFLGAYLGGLAITHFGDYTWMWWADIALAALAAVINLPIREAPVRPALQPA, encoded by the coding sequence ATGTTCAAAGAGCTTCGCCACTCTGGCGCCCTGGGCATCACGCTGGCAGCCGCCGGCATCTTGATGGTGACCATGGGCGCGCGCCAGTCGATGGGCTTGTTCCTCGGCCCGCTGAACACGTCTACGGGGCTGGGCATTGTCACCATCAGCTTTGCGATGGCGGTGGCGCAGTTCACCTGGGGCGCGGTGCAGCCGCTGGCCGGCGCGGCGGCAGACCGCTGGGGCCCGCGCCCCGTGTTGGTGGCGGGCATCCTGATTCTGGCGCTGGGCACGGCGCTGACGCCGCTGCTGGCCTCGGCCTGGGGGCTGATGTTCACCATTGGCCTGCTGTCGGCCATGGGCGCGGGCGCGGGCAGCTTTTCAGTGCTGATCGGCGCGGCGGCGCAGCGCATGCCGGCGCAGTCGCGCGGCGCCGCTTCGGGCGTGATCAATGCGGGCGGCTCTTTCGGGCAGTTCGTATTTGCCCCGCTGGCGCAAAAGCTGATTCAGCTGCTGGGCTGGATGGGCGCCATGTGGTCGATGGCCGCCATTGCGCTGCTGGCCTTGCCGCTGGTGGGCAAGGTGACCGGCGGCGCACAGCCGCCATCCGCGGCCGCAGCGACAGCACCCGCCGCGCAGGATGGCGAAGGCTTGGGCCGCGCGGTGCGCCGCGCGCTGGGCGACCGCAGCTATCTGCTGCTGCACCTGGGCTTTTTCACCTGCGGCTTTCACATCGCCTTTTTAGTGACGCACCTGCCCACCGAGGTGAATTTGTGCGGGCTGCCGCCGTCGGTGGCCAGCTGGTCACTGGCCTTGATTGGCCTGGCCAACATCGTCGGGAGCCTGGTGGTGGGCAAGCTGGTGGGCCAGTACCGCAGCAAGATGATTCTGGCGCTGATGTACGCCAGCCGCGCGGTGCTGATCGTGTGGTACCTGCTGATGCCGCGCGACCCGTGGGTTTTTTACGTGTTTGCCGTGGGCCTGGGCCTGACGTGGCTGGCCACCGTGCCGCCCACGGCAGGGCTGGTGGCCAAGCTGTTCGGCGTGCGTTACCTGGGCACGCTGTTCGGGCTGACGTTGCTGTCGCACCAGATCGGCAGCTTTCTGGGCGCCTACCTGGGCGGCCTGGCGATCACGCATTTTGGCGACTACACCTGGATGTGGTGGGCCGACATCGCCCTGGCAGCGCTGGCCGCGGTGATCAACCTGCCGATTCGGGAAGCACCGGTGCGCCCCGCGCTGCAGCCCGCGTAA
- a CDS encoding ABC transporter substrate-binding protein, producing MNVALGDSGALYQLPLMVAAQLQYFAAEGLDVEFHEYNGAGPVQQALTKGTCDLAAGGLENAVMLRQRGLECQSFTLLARAPQLVFGVGTRALPGFRQLAQLRGCKIGIAAQDPATHWFAKQVMSRSGLGPDDVEYVALASPLAAVVALRDGEVSAIAYGDPLISLLEARGDIRVAVDTRLLRSTQELFGGPMPGGALYATAEFLQRNPRTAQGVTNAVVKALKWLQTAGPSDIVRAVPEVGQQGDRAVFLNAFEKSREALSPDGVLSDQGAQNLLRLMDRYAPATHPARLAADTVYTNEFARRAKQRFQA from the coding sequence GTGAACGTCGCCTTGGGCGACAGCGGCGCGCTGTACCAGCTGCCGCTCATGGTGGCTGCGCAGCTGCAGTACTTCGCGGCGGAAGGGCTGGACGTTGAGTTTCACGAATACAACGGCGCGGGCCCTGTACAGCAGGCGCTGACGAAGGGCACTTGCGACCTGGCGGCGGGCGGGCTGGAAAACGCGGTGATGCTGCGCCAGCGCGGCCTGGAATGCCAGTCGTTCACGCTGCTCGCCCGCGCGCCGCAGCTGGTGTTCGGGGTGGGTACGCGGGCGCTGCCCGGCTTTCGCCAGCTGGCGCAACTGCGCGGCTGCAAGATCGGCATTGCGGCGCAGGACCCGGCCACGCACTGGTTTGCCAAGCAGGTGATGTCGCGCAGCGGGCTGGGGCCTGACGATGTGGAATACGTGGCACTGGCCAGTCCCTTGGCCGCCGTGGTGGCGCTGCGCGATGGTGAGGTGTCTGCCATCGCGTATGGCGACCCGCTGATCAGCCTGCTGGAGGCGCGCGGTGACATCCGCGTGGCCGTGGACACGCGCCTGCTGCGCAGCACGCAAGAGCTGTTCGGTGGCCCGATGCCCGGTGGCGCGCTGTATGCGACGGCTGAATTCCTGCAGCGCAATCCCCGCACGGCGCAGGGCGTGACCAACGCGGTGGTCAAGGCGCTTAAATGGCTGCAAACCGCGGGCCCGAGCGACATCGTGCGTGCGGTGCCCGAAGTCGGCCAGCAAGGCGATCGAGCCGTTTTTCTCAACGCGTTCGAGAAGTCTCGCGAGGCGCTTTCACCCGACGGGGTGCTGAGTGACCAGGGCGCGCAGAACCTGCTGCGGCTGATGGACCGCTACGCCCCCGCGACGCATCCTGCGCGGCTGGCGGCAGACACCGTCTACACCAACGAGTTTGCCCGCCGGGCCAAGCAGCGGTTTCAGGCGTAA
- a CDS encoding class I SAM-dependent methyltransferase, translating into MNGLSDWFHTPPGRYALAWEQAQFDAALVDAFGYHAVQLGLPALDALAANRMPHRWYAELRDSDPQAVPPGDAASVSPSPAQQPPGTADAPQPFVWQPALATDSRALPFAEASVDLVVLPHTLEFSPDPHATLREVQRVLVHEGRVAISGLNPASLWGWRQYRAHVYRSLGSGSLYLPDGCEFIGHWRLRDWLRLLEFELESVAFGCYRPAVRSAGSLARFEWMDRLGARWWPVLGAAYVIVAVKRTRGAMLMGASWRKAPVASGAPVSVAGRATPAAAVSQNDLESN; encoded by the coding sequence ATGAACGGCCTGTCTGACTGGTTTCACACCCCGCCGGGCCGCTACGCGCTGGCCTGGGAGCAGGCCCAGTTCGATGCGGCGCTGGTCGACGCCTTTGGCTACCACGCGGTTCAGCTGGGCTTGCCCGCACTCGACGCGCTGGCCGCCAACCGCATGCCGCACCGCTGGTATGCCGAGTTGAGAGATTCCGACCCGCAAGCGGTGCCGCCAGGCGACGCCGCTTCGGTGTCGCCGTCGCCCGCGCAGCAGCCCCCAGGCACCGCAGACGCGCCCCAGCCCTTCGTGTGGCAGCCCGCGCTGGCCACGGACAGCCGCGCGCTTCCCTTTGCCGAAGCCAGTGTCGATCTGGTGGTGCTGCCGCACACGCTCGAATTCAGCCCCGACCCTCACGCCACGCTGCGGGAAGTCCAGCGCGTGCTGGTGCACGAGGGCCGCGTGGCCATCTCAGGCTTGAACCCCGCCAGCCTGTGGGGTTGGCGGCAGTACCGTGCCCACGTGTACCGCAGCCTGGGCAGTGGCAGCCTGTACCTGCCGGACGGCTGCGAATTCATCGGCCACTGGCGCCTGCGCGATTGGCTGCGGCTGCTGGAGTTCGAGCTGGAATCGGTGGCCTTTGGCTGCTATCGCCCAGCGGTACGCAGTGCAGGTTCGCTGGCGCGCTTTGAGTGGATGGACCGCCTGGGCGCCCGCTGGTGGCCCGTGCTGGGCGCTGCGTACGTCATCGTTGCCGTCAAACGCACGCGCGGGGCGATGCTGATGGGCGCAAGTTGGCGCAAGGCGCCCGTGGCGTCGGGTGCTCCTGTTTCTGTAGCTGGCCGCGCCACGCCGGCGGCGGCTGTGAGCCAAAATGACCTTGAATCGAATTGA
- the dnaX gene encoding DNA polymerase III subunit gamma/tau, with product MSYLVLARKYRPRKFTEMVGQEHVVQALTNALTQQRLHHAYLFTGTRGVGKTTVSRILAKSLNCTGSDGNGGITAEPCGVCAACTEIDAGRFVDYTELDAASNRGVDEVQQLLEQAVYKPVQGRFKVFMIDEVHMLTGHAFNAMLKTLEEPPEYLKFVLATTDPQKVPVTVLSRCLQFNLRPMVPETVLEHLTNVLAAEHVPAEPQALRLLSRAARGSMRDALSLTDQAIAFGSGQLQEAGVRQMLGAVDRTVVFRLIDALANGHGKTVVELADQLRSTGLSAATTLEDMATVLQRMAVYQAVPDMAVDPADPDAQETARLAALMPADETQLLYSLCIHGRGELGLAPDEYAGLTMVLLRMLPFKAGATPGSAEKKTLKSAEAPPVPASPDLRSTPTSADQPVRPAVSAPAPEASQDAASAQADNAPSQQRPGALPQPAHDAPSAADAAAAASPQPPAPAVAQPIAKPEDSGRAALPATNASAPSAANLPPADLAEDMGDQAFAPLDAQDADSADMDDGAPWPDDWADSAAADIAAASAPAAAPAPTRSPLQPLPVVNPRPHAHVDEADSVPNQPLAQVQPAVAAAESVAVRVREGSEDQAPQRAMPPPEPPPVTGDALGDFWHTLVQDLVAREAVTALVRELALQSQLVERQPDQWTLRVENETLGQSGARDRLQNALRDAGHAVRLEVLIGRVGDSPSRRNAIAAAQRLKAAEALVLADPFVQEMMRDFGAKIVPGSIKPL from the coding sequence ATGTCTTATCTGGTGCTGGCCCGCAAATACCGTCCGCGGAAGTTCACGGAAATGGTGGGTCAGGAGCACGTCGTGCAGGCCCTCACCAACGCGCTCACGCAGCAGCGGCTGCACCACGCGTACCTGTTCACCGGCACCCGCGGCGTGGGCAAGACCACGGTGTCGCGCATTCTGGCCAAGTCGCTGAACTGCACAGGCTCCGACGGCAACGGTGGCATCACGGCCGAGCCCTGCGGCGTGTGCGCGGCGTGCACCGAAATCGACGCCGGCCGCTTTGTCGACTACACCGAGCTGGACGCCGCCAGCAACCGCGGCGTGGACGAGGTGCAGCAACTGCTGGAGCAGGCCGTCTACAAGCCGGTGCAGGGGCGCTTCAAGGTCTTCATGATCGACGAGGTGCACATGCTCACCGGGCACGCCTTCAACGCGATGCTCAAGACGCTGGAAGAGCCGCCGGAGTACCTCAAGTTCGTGCTGGCCACCACCGATCCGCAGAAGGTGCCCGTCACGGTGCTCAGCCGTTGCCTGCAGTTCAACCTGCGGCCCATGGTGCCCGAGACGGTGCTGGAACACCTCACCAATGTGTTGGCGGCCGAGCACGTACCGGCCGAACCGCAAGCCCTGCGCCTGCTGTCGCGGGCGGCGCGCGGCTCCATGCGCGATGCGCTCAGCCTGACCGACCAGGCGATCGCCTTTGGCTCTGGCCAGCTGCAGGAAGCCGGTGTGCGGCAGATGCTGGGCGCGGTGGATCGCACCGTGGTGTTCCGCCTGATCGATGCGTTGGCCAACGGGCACGGCAAGACCGTGGTGGAGCTGGCCGATCAGCTGCGCAGCACGGGCCTGTCCGCTGCTACCACACTGGAAGACATGGCCACCGTGCTCCAGCGCATGGCCGTGTACCAGGCCGTGCCCGACATGGCCGTGGACCCGGCCGACCCAGACGCGCAGGAAACCGCGCGCCTGGCCGCGCTGATGCCTGCGGATGAAACGCAGCTGCTCTACAGCCTGTGCATCCACGGCCGGGGCGAGCTGGGGCTGGCGCCCGATGAATACGCGGGCCTGACCATGGTCTTGCTGCGCATGCTGCCCTTCAAGGCCGGGGCAACGCCCGGCTCGGCGGAAAAAAAAACTCTGAAATCGGCTGAGGCGCCGCCGGTTCCGGCCTCGCCCGATCTTCGTTCTACGCCCACGTCGGCCGACCAGCCAGTTCGCCCCGCTGTCAGCGCGCCAGCGCCCGAAGCATCGCAAGACGCTGCCAGTGCGCAGGCGGACAACGCCCCTTCGCAGCAAAGGCCCGGCGCTCTGCCGCAGCCGGCTCACGATGCCCCGTCGGCCGCCGACGCTGCGGCCGCTGCAAGCCCGCAGCCACCCGCGCCCGCCGTCGCGCAGCCTATCGCCAAGCCCGAGGATTCTGGCCGCGCCGCCTTGCCGGCTACCAACGCCAGCGCGCCATCCGCGGCCAATTTGCCGCCGGCCGACTTGGCCGAAGACATGGGCGACCAAGCGTTTGCGCCGCTCGATGCGCAGGATGCGGACAGCGCCGACATGGACGACGGCGCGCCGTGGCCGGACGATTGGGCCGATTCGGCGGCGGCCGATATCGCAGCCGCCTCGGCCCCCGCTGCAGCGCCGGCGCCCACGCGCTCTCCGCTGCAGCCCCTGCCGGTGGTGAATCCGCGCCCGCATGCCCATGTGGATGAGGCTGATTCAGTGCCTAATCAGCCGCTGGCGCAGGTGCAGCCTGCGGTGGCAGCTGCAGAATCTGTAGCAGTTCGCGTACGCGAAGGCAGTGAGGATCAGGCGCCGCAGCGCGCGATGCCGCCACCAGAGCCACCGCCCGTGACGGGCGACGCGCTGGGCGACTTCTGGCACACGCTGGTGCAGGACCTGGTTGCGCGCGAAGCCGTCACCGCGCTGGTGCGCGAGCTGGCGCTGCAGTCGCAATTGGTCGAGCGCCAGCCCGATCAGTGGACTTTGCGCGTCGAAAACGAAACCCTGGGCCAAAGCGGCGCGCGCGACCGCTTGCAAAATGCCCTGCGCGACGCCGGGCACGCGGTGCGGCTGGAAGTGCTGATCGGCCGCGTGGGCGACAGCCCGTCGCGCCGCAACGCCATCGCTGCGGCGCAGCGGCTGAAGGCCGCCGAGGCGCTGGTGCTGGCCGATCCGTTCGTGCAGGAAATGATGCGTGACTTTGGGGCGAAAATCGTCCCTGGCAGCATCAAGCCGCTGTGA
- a CDS encoding phenylacetate--CoA ligase family protein: MTAVFNALHLQAATLDVIAATHAPASLLLQRQQQRLARLLDAARSGSALYRERIDPAVARAAHLGRMAPVARAELMDRFDDWVTDPALRLDELRDFTADESRVGDAWQGRYVVWESSGTSSLPGVFVQDAQAMAVYDALEMVRHRASAGRGGGAGRWFGSFSAFDALGATDRTAMVAATGGHFASVVSFERLRRLNPWIAQTAHCFSLMQPTDALVAALNEFQPTVLATYPTAAAVLADEAAAGRLRIRPRCVLTGGEALSGAAREHVHRSLDTVVRSSYGASEFLPMAWECAHGHLHLNEDWLILEPVDEHYRPVPRGQPSHTVLLTNLANLVQPLIRYDLGDQVTLHSQRCECGSALPTLEVAGRRDDVLRVPSRRRKGETISLLPMALCTVVEEQCGLFDFQLEQRDARTLVLRVPQHGEAAQAAIDRCCDALQDFAQAHGAEPISVLGELGCAVPRGRSGKACRTMMA, encoded by the coding sequence ATGACCGCCGTGTTCAACGCCTTGCACTTGCAGGCCGCCACACTGGATGTGATCGCGGCCACCCACGCCCCCGCGTCGCTGCTGTTGCAGCGCCAGCAGCAGCGGCTGGCCCGTTTGCTGGACGCCGCGCGATCCGGCTCTGCCCTTTACCGCGAACGCATTGACCCCGCAGTAGCGCGCGCCGCGCACCTGGGCCGCATGGCGCCCGTGGCGCGGGCCGAGCTGATGGACCGTTTTGACGACTGGGTGACCGACCCGGCCCTGCGCCTGGACGAGCTGCGCGACTTCACCGCCGATGAAAGCCGCGTGGGCGATGCGTGGCAGGGCCGTTACGTGGTGTGGGAAAGCTCTGGCACCAGCTCGCTGCCGGGCGTGTTCGTGCAAGACGCGCAGGCCATGGCCGTGTACGACGCGCTTGAAATGGTGCGGCACCGCGCATCGGCAGGGCGCGGCGGCGGGGCAGGCCGGTGGTTCGGCTCTTTCTCGGCGTTCGACGCGCTGGGCGCCACCGACCGCACCGCCATGGTGGCCGCCACGGGCGGGCACTTTGCCAGCGTGGTCAGCTTTGAGCGCCTGCGCCGCCTGAACCCCTGGATCGCGCAAACGGCGCACTGCTTCAGCCTGATGCAGCCCACCGATGCGCTGGTGGCGGCGCTCAACGAATTCCAGCCCACCGTGCTGGCCACGTACCCCACGGCCGCTGCCGTGCTGGCCGACGAGGCGGCGGCGGGGCGCCTGCGGATTCGCCCGCGCTGCGTGCTGACCGGCGGCGAAGCGCTGAGCGGCGCCGCGCGCGAACACGTGCACCGCAGCCTGGACACCGTGGTGCGCAGCAGCTATGGCGCGTCGGAGTTTCTGCCCATGGCCTGGGAATGCGCGCATGGCCACCTGCACCTGAACGAAGACTGGCTGATCCTGGAGCCGGTGGACGAGCATTACCGCCCCGTGCCGCGCGGCCAGCCGTCGCACACCGTGCTTTTGACCAACCTGGCCAACCTGGTGCAACCGCTGATTCGCTACGACCTGGGCGACCAGGTCACCCTGCACAGCCAGCGCTGCGAATGCGGCTCGGCCCTGCCCACGCTGGAGGTGGCCGGCCGCCGCGACGACGTGCTGCGCGTGCCCTCGCGCCGCCGCAAGGGTGAAACCATCAGCCTGTTGCCGATGGCGCTGTGCACCGTGGTGGAAGAGCAGTGCGGGCTGTTTGACTTTCAGCTTGAGCAGCGCGACGCCCGTACCCTGGTGCTGCGCGTGCCCCAGCATGGCGAGGCCGCGCAGGCCGCGATCGACCGCTGCTGCGACGCGCTGCAGGACTTCGCCCAAGCCCACGGCGCCGAGCCCATCAGCGTGCTGGGCGAGCTGGGCTGCGCCGTACCGCGCGGCCGCAGCGGCAAGGCCTGCCGCACGATGATGGCGTGA